A region of Ornithodoros turicata isolate Travis chromosome 5, ASM3712646v1, whole genome shotgun sequence DNA encodes the following proteins:
- the LOC135395107 gene encoding sialin-like isoform X4, which produces MLYALRVNLSVAIVAMVNGTVANNSNGGECPALDGSIYNVTSDMENGEFQWDENTQGLILGSFFYGYVLSQVPGGRLAELLGAKWLLGGGIMLTSLLTLLTPVAAYWGPSALMALRVLEGCCEGVMFPSTMALLSHWCPRHERSRMISFNVVGTSLGTVITLPLTGQLCSNPIFGGWPTVFYLFGSLGCLWSLAWALFVYECPELHPRISKKELHYIQRHRDNSHVASAQVPWRLLLSSRAVWSLGVTMFCANWGFYLLLIDLPNYLKSVLHYPLNSNGYQNGMIHMACALSTLLCAPAADLLRKYKVFAVTTIRKIFQTIGLVGPALCLGCVPLMGCSHHLTITLLILGMSLYAFTIGGQSPVALDIAPHFAGTVMGITNGMGNMAGMLAPLVTGYFTEHNESLGQWKKIFFLASTIYMLGAVVFVLFGSAKQEEWGALPHVDTFQEPFASSE; this is translated from the exons ATGTTATATGCGTTGCGGGTGAACCTGAGTGTAGCCATTGTGGCCATGGTCAACGGGACTGTAGCTAATAACAGCAATGGTGGAGAGTGTCCTGCCTTGGATGGCTCCATCTACAACGTCACCTCTGACATGGAAAAT GGAGAGTTTCAATGGGATGAGAACACACAGGGCCTCATTCTGGGCTCTTTCTTTTATGGCTACGTCCTGAGTCAGGTACCTGGGGGACGACTAGCTGAGCTGTTGGGTGCCAAGTGGCTTTTGGGAGGAGGCATCATGCTCACTTCTCTGCTCACTCTGCTCACCCCTGTGGCTGCCTACTGGGGCCCTTCAGCCCTGATGGCCCTCAGGGTTCTTGAAGGATGCTGTGAG GGCGTCATGTTTCCCTCAACAATGGCTCTGTTGTCCCATTGGTGTCCTCGCCATGAACGCAGTCGCATGATTAGCTTCAACGTGGTGGGCACGTCTCTTGGTACAGTCATCACCCTTCCCCTAACCGGCCAGCTCTGCAGCAATCCCATTTTTGGAGGATGGCCCACCGTCTTCTACTTGTTTG GTTCTCTGGGCTGTTTGTGGTCCCTGGCATGGGCATTGTTCGTGTACGAGTGTCCAGAATTGCATCCACGTATATCAAAGAAGGAGCTCCACTACATCCAGAGACACAGAGACAACAGCCATGTAGCAAGTGCTCAAGTACCGTGGCGTCTTCTCTTATCTTCCAGAGCAGTTTGGTCTCTGGGAGTGACCATGTTCTGTGCCAACTGGGGTTTCTACCTTTTACTCATTGACCTTCCAAATTACCTCAAGAGCGTTCTTCATTACCCACTTAATAGT AATGGTTACCAAAATGGAATGATTCACATGGCATGTGCCCTGAGCACGCTGTTATGTGCTCCTGCAGCTGACCTGCTTAGGAAGTACAAGGTCTTTGCTGTTACCACAATTCGAAAAATCTTTCAAACAATCG GATTAGTAGGTCCAGCCTTGTGCTTAGGCTGTGTTCCATTGATGGGCTGCAGTCACCATTTGACCATCACATTACTTATCCTGGGAATGTCCCTTTATGCATTTACCATCGGTGGCCAAAGTCCAGTGGCTCTGGATATTGCTCCACACTTTGCAG GGACTGTGATGGGAATCACGAATGGAATGGGCAATATGGCTGGCATGTTGGCACCTCTTGTTACGGGTTACTTCACAGAGCATAAT GAAAGCCTCGGACaatggaaaaaaatatttttcctcGCTTCCACTATCTACATGTTGGGCGCTGTGGTCTTTGTCCTCTTTGGCTCAGCAAAGCAAGAGGAATGGGGGGCCTTGCCTCACGTAGACACTTTCCAAGAACCATTTGCGAG ctCAGAGTAA
- the LOC135395109 gene encoding mRNA turnover protein 4 homolog, with translation MPRSKRSRQVSLTQTKKRGIEQKEKLIKEVRDAFDQYDKVFVYSVKNMRNSKLKDVRQEWKDSRFYFGKNKVLAVALGRCIDEDHRPNLHHVSERLRGQCGLLFTNRVKEDVLNWFQEYRDSDYAHAGSPAAWRVFLDKGPLTQFVHSMEPHLRQLGLPTTLQRGVVTLSKEHVICEEGDILRPEQASLLKLLGIKMAEFRVFLEFMWNADGTYTSLEEPQESKRGTKRSILCDEEMEPNRKATRRNKQ, from the exons ATGCCTCGTTCCAAAAGGAGTCGTCAAG TTTCGCTGACGCAGACGAAAAAGAGGGGAATAGAGCAGAAAGAGAAATTAATTAAAGAG GTACGCGATGCTTTTGACCAGTATGACAAGGTGTTCGTCTATTCCGTAAAAAATATGAGAAATTCCAAACTGAAAGACGTTCGACAAGAGTGGAAAGACAGTAG GTTTTACTTCGGAAAGAACAAGGTGCTGGCAGTTGCCTTGGGCAGGTGCATTGACGAAGATCATCGGCCTAACCTGCACCACGTAAGCGAACGGTTGAGAGGCCAGTGTGGGTTACTCTTCACCAACAGAGTCAAAGAGGATGTACTCAA CTGGTTCCAAGAATACCGAGATAGCGACTACGCGCATGCTGGATCTCCTGCTGCCTGGCGTGTCTTCTTGGACAAGGGTCCCCTGACTCAGTTTGTGCACTCTATGGAACCGCATCTCCGTCAACTTGGACTACCCACCACCTTACAGAGAG GTGTGGTGACTCTCAGCAAAGAGCATGTCATCTGTGAAGAAGGAGACATTCTCAGGCCAGAGCAAGCCAGTTTACTG AAACTGTTAGGTATTAAAATGGCAGAGTTTCGAGTGTTCCTGGAGTTTATGTGGAATGCTGATGGGACATACACATCACTTGAAGAGCCCCAGGAATCCAAGAGGGGTACCAAGAGGAGCATCCTATGCGATGAGGAAATGGAGCCAAACAGGAAAGCCAccagaagaaacaaacaataa
- the LOC135395107 gene encoding sialin-like isoform X2 has translation MPEKGNKSKYAPLAGGQRKRPDLLPTRYVLSVYLFCGFFMLYALRVNLSVAIVAMVNGTVANNSNGGECPALDGSIYNVTSDMENGEFQWDENTQGLILGSFFYGYVLSQVPGGRLAELLGAKWLLGGGIMLTSLLTLLTPVAAYWGPSALMALRVLEGCCEGVMFPSTMALLSHWCPRHERSRMISFNVVGTSLGTVITLPLTGQLCSNPIFGGWPTVFYLFGSLGCLWSLAWALFVYECPELHPRISKKELHYIQRHRDNSHVASAQVPWRLLLSSRAVWSLGVTMFCANWGFYLLLIDLPNYLKSVLHYPLNSNGYQNGMIHMACALSTLLCAPAADLLRKYKVFAVTTIRKIFQTIGPALCLGCVPLMGCSHHLTITLLILGMSLYAFTIGGQSPVALDIAPHFAGTVMGITNGMGNMAGMLAPLVTGYFTEHNESLGQWKKIFFLASTIYMLGAVVFVLFGSAKQEEWGALPHVDTFQEPFASSE, from the exons ATGCCCGAAAAAGGCAACAAGTCTAAATATGCTCCTTTGGCAGGAGGGCAACGGAAACGACCCG ATCTTCTTCCAACCAGGTATGTCTTGTCTGTGTACCTCTTCTGCGGATTCTTCATGTTATATGCGTTGCGGGTGAACCTGAGTGTAGCCATTGTGGCCATGGTCAACGGGACTGTAGCTAATAACAGCAATGGTGGAGAGTGTCCTGCCTTGGATGGCTCCATCTACAACGTCACCTCTGACATGGAAAAT GGAGAGTTTCAATGGGATGAGAACACACAGGGCCTCATTCTGGGCTCTTTCTTTTATGGCTACGTCCTGAGTCAGGTACCTGGGGGACGACTAGCTGAGCTGTTGGGTGCCAAGTGGCTTTTGGGAGGAGGCATCATGCTCACTTCTCTGCTCACTCTGCTCACCCCTGTGGCTGCCTACTGGGGCCCTTCAGCCCTGATGGCCCTCAGGGTTCTTGAAGGATGCTGTGAG GGCGTCATGTTTCCCTCAACAATGGCTCTGTTGTCCCATTGGTGTCCTCGCCATGAACGCAGTCGCATGATTAGCTTCAACGTGGTGGGCACGTCTCTTGGTACAGTCATCACCCTTCCCCTAACCGGCCAGCTCTGCAGCAATCCCATTTTTGGAGGATGGCCCACCGTCTTCTACTTGTTTG GTTCTCTGGGCTGTTTGTGGTCCCTGGCATGGGCATTGTTCGTGTACGAGTGTCCAGAATTGCATCCACGTATATCAAAGAAGGAGCTCCACTACATCCAGAGACACAGAGACAACAGCCATGTAGCAAGTGCTCAAGTACCGTGGCGTCTTCTCTTATCTTCCAGAGCAGTTTGGTCTCTGGGAGTGACCATGTTCTGTGCCAACTGGGGTTTCTACCTTTTACTCATTGACCTTCCAAATTACCTCAAGAGCGTTCTTCATTACCCACTTAATAGT AATGGTTACCAAAATGGAATGATTCACATGGCATGTGCCCTGAGCACGCTGTTATGTGCTCCTGCAGCTGACCTGCTTAGGAAGTACAAGGTCTTTGCTGTTACCACAATTCGAAAAATCTTTCAAACAATCG GTCCAGCCTTGTGCTTAGGCTGTGTTCCATTGATGGGCTGCAGTCACCATTTGACCATCACATTACTTATCCTGGGAATGTCCCTTTATGCATTTACCATCGGTGGCCAAAGTCCAGTGGCTCTGGATATTGCTCCACACTTTGCAG GGACTGTGATGGGAATCACGAATGGAATGGGCAATATGGCTGGCATGTTGGCACCTCTTGTTACGGGTTACTTCACAGAGCATAAT GAAAGCCTCGGACaatggaaaaaaatatttttcctcGCTTCCACTATCTACATGTTGGGCGCTGTGGTCTTTGTCCTCTTTGGCTCAGCAAAGCAAGAGGAATGGGGGGCCTTGCCTCACGTAGACACTTTCCAAGAACCATTTGCGAG ctCAGAGTAA
- the LOC135395106 gene encoding 14-3-3 protein zeta isoform X2, with amino-acid sequence MDKDELVQRAKLAEQAERYDDMAAAMKQVTETGVELSNEERNLLSVAYKNVVGARRSSWRVISSIEQKTEGSERKQQMAREYREKVEKELREICYDVLGLLDKYLVPKASNAESKVFYLKMKGDYYRYLAEVATGEQRNSVVEESQKAYQEALDISKGKMQPTHPIRLGLALNFSVFYYEILNAPDRACHLAKQAFDDAIAELDTLNEDSYKDSTLIMQLLRDNLTLWTSDTQGDGDEQQEGGDN; translated from the exons ATGGATAAAGACGAGTTGGTTCAACGGGCCAAGCTTGCAGAGCAAGCCGAGAGGTACGACGATATGGCTGCAGCAATGAAACAGGTCACAGAGACTGGAGTAGAGCTCAGCAACGAGGAGAGGAATTTACTTTCCGTCGCCTACAAAAATGTCGTCGGTGCTCGGCGGAGTTCGTGGAGAGTTATTTCCAGCATAGAGCAGAAGACAGAAGGCAGTGAACGTAAGCAGCAGATGGCCAGGGAATACCGGGAGAAGGTAGAGAAAGAACTACGGGAGATCTGCTACGACGTGCTG ggtTTACTAGACAAATACCTGGTCCCCAAGGCGAGTAATGCAGAGAGTAAAGTATTCTACCTGAAGATGAAGGGTGACTACTACAGGTACTTGGCAGAAGTTGCGACCGGCGAACAGAGAAACA GTGTTGTGGAGGAGTCTCAAAAAGCTTATCAAGAGGCCCTGGACATCAGTAAGGGGAAAATGCAGCCCACACACCCCATACGCCTAGGGTTGGCCCTAAACTTTTCCGTGTTCTATTACGAAATTCTCAATGCCCCAGACAGGGCTTGCCATCTGGCCAAACAG GCATTCGATGACGCCATTGCAGAGTTGGACACACTAAATGAGGATAGCTACAAAGACAGCACACTCATCATGCAGCTCTTGAGAGACAACCTCACt CTGTGGACATCAGACACTCAAGGTGACGGAGATGAACAGCAAGAAGGTGGTGACAATTGA
- the LOC135395107 gene encoding sialin-like isoform X1, whose translation MPEKGNKSKYAPLAGGQRKRPDLLPTRYVLSVYLFCGFFMLYALRVNLSVAIVAMVNGTVANNSNGGECPALDGSIYNVTSDMENGEFQWDENTQGLILGSFFYGYVLSQVPGGRLAELLGAKWLLGGGIMLTSLLTLLTPVAAYWGPSALMALRVLEGCCEGVMFPSTMALLSHWCPRHERSRMISFNVVGTSLGTVITLPLTGQLCSNPIFGGWPTVFYLFGSLGCLWSLAWALFVYECPELHPRISKKELHYIQRHRDNSHVASAQVPWRLLLSSRAVWSLGVTMFCANWGFYLLLIDLPNYLKSVLHYPLNSNGYQNGMIHMACALSTLLCAPAADLLRKYKVFAVTTIRKIFQTIGLVGPALCLGCVPLMGCSHHLTITLLILGMSLYAFTIGGQSPVALDIAPHFAGTVMGITNGMGNMAGMLAPLVTGYFTEHNESLGQWKKIFFLASTIYMLGAVVFVLFGSAKQEEWGALPHVDTFQEPFASSE comes from the exons ATGCCCGAAAAAGGCAACAAGTCTAAATATGCTCCTTTGGCAGGAGGGCAACGGAAACGACCCG ATCTTCTTCCAACCAGGTATGTCTTGTCTGTGTACCTCTTCTGCGGATTCTTCATGTTATATGCGTTGCGGGTGAACCTGAGTGTAGCCATTGTGGCCATGGTCAACGGGACTGTAGCTAATAACAGCAATGGTGGAGAGTGTCCTGCCTTGGATGGCTCCATCTACAACGTCACCTCTGACATGGAAAAT GGAGAGTTTCAATGGGATGAGAACACACAGGGCCTCATTCTGGGCTCTTTCTTTTATGGCTACGTCCTGAGTCAGGTACCTGGGGGACGACTAGCTGAGCTGTTGGGTGCCAAGTGGCTTTTGGGAGGAGGCATCATGCTCACTTCTCTGCTCACTCTGCTCACCCCTGTGGCTGCCTACTGGGGCCCTTCAGCCCTGATGGCCCTCAGGGTTCTTGAAGGATGCTGTGAG GGCGTCATGTTTCCCTCAACAATGGCTCTGTTGTCCCATTGGTGTCCTCGCCATGAACGCAGTCGCATGATTAGCTTCAACGTGGTGGGCACGTCTCTTGGTACAGTCATCACCCTTCCCCTAACCGGCCAGCTCTGCAGCAATCCCATTTTTGGAGGATGGCCCACCGTCTTCTACTTGTTTG GTTCTCTGGGCTGTTTGTGGTCCCTGGCATGGGCATTGTTCGTGTACGAGTGTCCAGAATTGCATCCACGTATATCAAAGAAGGAGCTCCACTACATCCAGAGACACAGAGACAACAGCCATGTAGCAAGTGCTCAAGTACCGTGGCGTCTTCTCTTATCTTCCAGAGCAGTTTGGTCTCTGGGAGTGACCATGTTCTGTGCCAACTGGGGTTTCTACCTTTTACTCATTGACCTTCCAAATTACCTCAAGAGCGTTCTTCATTACCCACTTAATAGT AATGGTTACCAAAATGGAATGATTCACATGGCATGTGCCCTGAGCACGCTGTTATGTGCTCCTGCAGCTGACCTGCTTAGGAAGTACAAGGTCTTTGCTGTTACCACAATTCGAAAAATCTTTCAAACAATCG GATTAGTAGGTCCAGCCTTGTGCTTAGGCTGTGTTCCATTGATGGGCTGCAGTCACCATTTGACCATCACATTACTTATCCTGGGAATGTCCCTTTATGCATTTACCATCGGTGGCCAAAGTCCAGTGGCTCTGGATATTGCTCCACACTTTGCAG GGACTGTGATGGGAATCACGAATGGAATGGGCAATATGGCTGGCATGTTGGCACCTCTTGTTACGGGTTACTTCACAGAGCATAAT GAAAGCCTCGGACaatggaaaaaaatatttttcctcGCTTCCACTATCTACATGTTGGGCGCTGTGGTCTTTGTCCTCTTTGGCTCAGCAAAGCAAGAGGAATGGGGGGCCTTGCCTCACGTAGACACTTTCCAAGAACCATTTGCGAG ctCAGAGTAA
- the LOC135395107 gene encoding sialin-like isoform X3, which yields MPEKGNKSKYAPLAGGQRKRPDLLPTRYVLSVYLFCGFFMLYALRVNLSVAIVAMVNGTVANNSNGGECPALDGSIYNVTSDMENVPGGRLAELLGAKWLLGGGIMLTSLLTLLTPVAAYWGPSALMALRVLEGCCEGVMFPSTMALLSHWCPRHERSRMISFNVVGTSLGTVITLPLTGQLCSNPIFGGWPTVFYLFGSLGCLWSLAWALFVYECPELHPRISKKELHYIQRHRDNSHVASAQVPWRLLLSSRAVWSLGVTMFCANWGFYLLLIDLPNYLKSVLHYPLNSNGYQNGMIHMACALSTLLCAPAADLLRKYKVFAVTTIRKIFQTIGLVGPALCLGCVPLMGCSHHLTITLLILGMSLYAFTIGGQSPVALDIAPHFAGTVMGITNGMGNMAGMLAPLVTGYFTEHNESLGQWKKIFFLASTIYMLGAVVFVLFGSAKQEEWGALPHVDTFQEPFASSE from the exons ATGCCCGAAAAAGGCAACAAGTCTAAATATGCTCCTTTGGCAGGAGGGCAACGGAAACGACCCG ATCTTCTTCCAACCAGGTATGTCTTGTCTGTGTACCTCTTCTGCGGATTCTTCATGTTATATGCGTTGCGGGTGAACCTGAGTGTAGCCATTGTGGCCATGGTCAACGGGACTGTAGCTAATAACAGCAATGGTGGAGAGTGTCCTGCCTTGGATGGCTCCATCTACAACGTCACCTCTGACATGGAAAAT GTACCTGGGGGACGACTAGCTGAGCTGTTGGGTGCCAAGTGGCTTTTGGGAGGAGGCATCATGCTCACTTCTCTGCTCACTCTGCTCACCCCTGTGGCTGCCTACTGGGGCCCTTCAGCCCTGATGGCCCTCAGGGTTCTTGAAGGATGCTGTGAG GGCGTCATGTTTCCCTCAACAATGGCTCTGTTGTCCCATTGGTGTCCTCGCCATGAACGCAGTCGCATGATTAGCTTCAACGTGGTGGGCACGTCTCTTGGTACAGTCATCACCCTTCCCCTAACCGGCCAGCTCTGCAGCAATCCCATTTTTGGAGGATGGCCCACCGTCTTCTACTTGTTTG GTTCTCTGGGCTGTTTGTGGTCCCTGGCATGGGCATTGTTCGTGTACGAGTGTCCAGAATTGCATCCACGTATATCAAAGAAGGAGCTCCACTACATCCAGAGACACAGAGACAACAGCCATGTAGCAAGTGCTCAAGTACCGTGGCGTCTTCTCTTATCTTCCAGAGCAGTTTGGTCTCTGGGAGTGACCATGTTCTGTGCCAACTGGGGTTTCTACCTTTTACTCATTGACCTTCCAAATTACCTCAAGAGCGTTCTTCATTACCCACTTAATAGT AATGGTTACCAAAATGGAATGATTCACATGGCATGTGCCCTGAGCACGCTGTTATGTGCTCCTGCAGCTGACCTGCTTAGGAAGTACAAGGTCTTTGCTGTTACCACAATTCGAAAAATCTTTCAAACAATCG GATTAGTAGGTCCAGCCTTGTGCTTAGGCTGTGTTCCATTGATGGGCTGCAGTCACCATTTGACCATCACATTACTTATCCTGGGAATGTCCCTTTATGCATTTACCATCGGTGGCCAAAGTCCAGTGGCTCTGGATATTGCTCCACACTTTGCAG GGACTGTGATGGGAATCACGAATGGAATGGGCAATATGGCTGGCATGTTGGCACCTCTTGTTACGGGTTACTTCACAGAGCATAAT GAAAGCCTCGGACaatggaaaaaaatatttttcctcGCTTCCACTATCTACATGTTGGGCGCTGTGGTCTTTGTCCTCTTTGGCTCAGCAAAGCAAGAGGAATGGGGGGCCTTGCCTCACGTAGACACTTTCCAAGAACCATTTGCGAG ctCAGAGTAA
- the LOC135395106 gene encoding 14-3-3 protein zeta isoform X1 produces the protein MDKDELVQRAKLAEQAERYDDMAAAMKQVTETGVELSNEERNLLSVAYKNVVGARRSSWRVISSIEQKTEGSERKQQMAREYREKVEKELREICYDVLGLLDKYLVPKASNAESKVFYLKMKGDYYRYLAEVATGEQRNSVVEESQKAYQEAFDISKSKMQPTHPIRLGLALNFSVFYYEILNSPDKACQLAKQAFDDAIAELDTLNEDSYKDSTLIMQLLRDNLTLWTSDTQGDGDEQQEGGDN, from the exons ATGGATAAAGACGAGTTGGTTCAACGGGCCAAGCTTGCAGAGCAAGCCGAGAGGTACGACGATATGGCTGCAGCAATGAAACAGGTCACAGAGACTGGAGTAGAGCTCAGCAACGAGGAGAGGAATTTACTTTCCGTCGCCTACAAAAATGTCGTCGGTGCTCGGCGGAGTTCGTGGAGAGTTATTTCCAGCATAGAGCAGAAGACAGAAGGCAGTGAACGTAAGCAGCAGATGGCCAGGGAATACCGGGAGAAGGTAGAGAAAGAACTACGGGAGATCTGCTACGACGTGCTG ggtTTACTAGACAAATACCTGGTCCCCAAGGCGAGTAATGCAGAGAGTAAAGTATTCTACCTGAAGATGAAGGGTGACTACTACAGGTACTTGGCAGAAGTTGCGACCGGCGAACAGAGAAACA GTGTTGTAGAGGAATCCCAAAAGGCCTACCAGGAGGCATTTGACATCAGCAAGAGCAAAATGCAACCCACGCATCCCATCCGGTTGGGGCTGGCACTAAACTTTTCCGTCTTTTACTACGAGATCCTCAATTCTCCCGACAAGGCGTGTCAGCTGGCAAAGCAG GCATTCGATGACGCCATTGCAGAGTTGGACACACTAAATGAGGATAGCTACAAAGACAGCACACTCATCATGCAGCTCTTGAGAGACAACCTCACt CTGTGGACATCAGACACTCAAGGTGACGGAGATGAACAGCAAGAAGGTGGTGACAATTGA